One genomic region from Terriglobus aquaticus encodes:
- a CDS encoding D-sedoheptulose-7-phosphate isomerase, translating into MMNDLVRRQLEMSLATLERTRNDEALVDAVARAAEATAQAMLRGGKLMIAGNGGSAADAQHLSAEFVARLTVDRPALRCVALTTDSSAMTAIGNDYAFEQLFSRQVEAIGARGDVFMGISTSGNSPNILRALQQSREMGITTIGYSGNGGGKMAALCDYNVIVPSETTMHIQESHLALEHIFCMIVERCYFGPEFGR; encoded by the coding sequence ATGATGAACGATCTGGTACGTCGGCAACTGGAGATGAGCCTGGCTACGCTGGAGCGCACGCGCAACGACGAGGCGCTGGTGGACGCTGTGGCCCGGGCGGCCGAAGCGACCGCACAGGCCATGCTGCGGGGCGGCAAGCTGATGATCGCCGGCAACGGCGGGTCGGCGGCGGATGCGCAGCACCTGTCCGCGGAGTTTGTGGCCCGGCTTACGGTGGACCGGCCGGCGCTGCGGTGCGTGGCGCTCACGACGGACTCTTCGGCCATGACCGCGATTGGGAACGACTATGCGTTTGAGCAGTTGTTCTCGCGGCAGGTGGAGGCGATCGGCGCGCGGGGCGATGTGTTTATGGGCATCTCCACCTCGGGCAACTCGCCGAACATCCTGCGGGCGTTGCAGCAGTCGCGGGAGATGGGCATCACCACGATCGGTTACTCCGGCAACGGTGGCGGCAAGATGGCCGCGCTGTGCGACTACAACGTGATCGTGCCGTCGGAGACGACGATGCACATCCAGGAGTCGCACCTGGCGCTGGAACACATCTTCTGCATGATCGTGGAGCGGTGCTACTTTGGGCCGGAGTTCGGGCGGTAA
- a CDS encoding MFS transporter, translating to MSHEAAAPDRYRWTIGLLLGVGVLVNYYDRVNLTVSHDALVSAFGIRESTFGFLLSAYSWTYAACQLPMGVVLDKVGVKRVMLWGVALWGVASVASAVAPGVFLFLLARLLLGVGEAPTFPANAKAVGKWFPQAERSLATAFFDSASKLANATGVPLLGLLLLRIGWRASFGVTAVLSFGFLLLFWWLYREPERFSMRNVVVAGAKAPSLAGEDFRRLRAPAPSEEATDGAAIVAPPIPLGRLLRQRKVIGLTLGYAGYNYVFYLLMTWMPKYLSSQLHVTAAKSFVFTGLPWIVAVAAEFLIGGLLVDWLIKSGRDAGRVRQVVLVCGTLCGLGLFGAAFATTAPQALLAISVAIGGLSAAAPVGWAGPSILVPDSSTGRVGGILNFSNQICAILAPIVTGFVYERTHSFTWAFGIASAFLCVGVLAYLFLLGRMEAIDVEAALRA from the coding sequence ATGTCTCACGAGGCCGCTGCGCCCGATCGCTATCGCTGGACCATTGGCCTGCTGCTGGGCGTTGGCGTCCTGGTCAACTACTACGACCGGGTCAACCTGACGGTGTCGCACGATGCGCTGGTGAGCGCGTTCGGCATTCGCGAATCCACGTTTGGGTTTCTGCTGAGCGCGTACTCGTGGACGTATGCGGCCTGTCAGTTGCCCATGGGCGTGGTGCTGGACAAGGTTGGCGTGAAGCGGGTGATGCTGTGGGGCGTGGCGCTGTGGGGCGTGGCGTCCGTCGCGTCGGCTGTGGCGCCGGGAGTGTTCCTGTTTCTGCTGGCGCGGTTGTTGCTGGGAGTCGGCGAGGCGCCTACGTTTCCCGCGAATGCGAAGGCGGTGGGCAAGTGGTTTCCGCAGGCGGAGCGGTCGCTGGCGACGGCGTTCTTCGATAGCGCTTCGAAGCTGGCGAATGCGACGGGTGTGCCCCTGCTGGGGTTGTTGCTGCTGCGGATTGGATGGCGGGCTTCGTTTGGCGTGACGGCGGTGCTGTCGTTTGGGTTTCTGCTGCTGTTCTGGTGGCTGTACCGCGAGCCGGAGCGCTTCAGCATGCGGAATGTGGTGGTCGCTGGAGCTAAAGCCCCATCGCTTGCGGGGGAGGACTTCAGGCGCCTGAGGGCCCCTGCTCCCTCCGAAGAAGCGACGGATGGTGCGGCGATTGTTGCGCCGCCGATTCCGCTGGGCAGGTTACTGCGGCAGCGGAAAGTGATTGGGCTGACGCTGGGGTATGCCGGGTACAACTACGTCTTCTACCTGCTGATGACGTGGATGCCGAAGTACCTGTCGTCGCAGTTGCACGTGACGGCAGCGAAGTCGTTTGTCTTTACGGGGCTCCCTTGGATCGTCGCAGTTGCGGCGGAGTTCCTGATCGGCGGGCTGCTGGTGGATTGGCTGATCAAGAGCGGGCGCGATGCGGGGCGGGTGCGGCAGGTGGTGCTGGTGTGCGGCACGCTATGCGGCCTGGGGTTGTTTGGCGCGGCGTTTGCGACCACGGCTCCGCAGGCGCTGCTGGCGATCTCGGTTGCGATTGGCGGGTTGAGCGCGGCGGCGCCGGTGGGTTGGGCGGGGCCGTCGATTCTGGTGCCGGATTCTAGCACGGGGCGCGTGGGCGGGATTCTGAACTTCTCGAATCAGATTTGCGCGATCCTGGCGCCGATTGTGACGGGCTTTGTGTACGAGCGCACGCACAGCTTTACGTGGGCGTTTGGGATCGCGTCGGCGTTTTTGTGCGTGGGTGTGCTGGCGTATCTGTTCCTGCTGGGGCGCATGGAAGCGATTGACGTGGAGGCGGCGCTACGGGCGTAG
- a CDS encoding SDR family NAD(P)-dependent oxidoreductase: MPMPHNFFDLTGQVAIVTGASRGLGQYFARALGRAGAKLILTARKAEACEPFIEELAALQIEAKALPLDVRDRDSITAFATAAEAAFGKVDILVNNAGLNIRKPALDVTWDDWNTILDTNLRGTFFVSQAIARGMIARRYGRIINISSVTSVFGYAGLAPYGASRGGVRQLTMSLADDWGPHGITVNALAPGWFKTEQNRAMYEDEGWVEYLVERIPAKRPGAPNDLDGAIVFLASEASRYMTGQNLLIDGGISVGATRALIKKP; the protein is encoded by the coding sequence ATGCCCATGCCTCACAACTTCTTCGACCTCACCGGCCAGGTCGCTATCGTCACCGGAGCCTCGCGCGGGCTGGGTCAGTACTTCGCCCGCGCGCTGGGCCGCGCCGGAGCAAAACTCATCCTCACCGCGCGCAAAGCGGAAGCCTGCGAACCATTTATCGAAGAACTCGCCGCATTGCAGATCGAAGCCAAGGCCCTGCCGCTCGACGTGCGCGACCGCGACAGCATCACCGCTTTCGCCACTGCAGCCGAGGCCGCCTTCGGCAAAGTCGACATCCTCGTGAACAACGCCGGCCTCAACATCCGCAAGCCCGCACTCGACGTCACCTGGGACGACTGGAACACCATCCTCGACACCAACCTGCGCGGCACCTTCTTCGTCTCGCAGGCCATCGCGCGCGGCATGATCGCCCGCCGCTACGGACGCATCATCAACATCAGCAGCGTCACCAGCGTCTTCGGTTACGCGGGCCTTGCACCCTACGGTGCCAGCCGCGGCGGCGTGCGCCAACTGACCATGAGCCTGGCCGACGACTGGGGACCGCACGGCATCACCGTCAACGCGCTCGCACCCGGCTGGTTCAAAACCGAGCAGAACCGCGCCATGTACGAGGATGAAGGCTGGGTCGAGTACCTCGTCGAACGCATCCCCGCGAAACGCCCCGGCGCTCCAAATGACCTGGACGGCGCCATCGTCTTCCTCGCCTCCGAAGCCTCACGCTACATGACCGGTCAGAACCTCTTGATCGACGGCGGCATCAGCGTCGGTGCCACGCGCGCATTGATCAAGAAGCCGTAG
- a CDS encoding alpha-N-acetylglucosaminidase: MLLLVVPARAQGTLAAAEGVVRRELPGLSQQIHLQLQPGDYAGESDGFRITGGAGDIHVSAATVPTLLFGVNWYLKYTAHLNISTNGSRVSGVTTLPAVTQPIVKPALYPFRYALNENTDGYTTPYWDFDRWQHEIDVLALSGFNAILIQRGNDLAVYEAFRAMGYGDADIRNWITQPAHQNWQWMGNMCCFLEPISLDLMQKRAESARRIMDMLRSLGMTPVLPGFWGVVPADFAKHVPGARVVTQTNPWNGFQRPGWLDPRDPSFAKVAAAFYASQQKLFGPTTLYDMETFQEGGQSGDVPVSEAARAIQVALNKAHPDALWFMMAWQDNPKPALIDGVDRSKILIADIEQGRIPRDNREADFKGARWLFGGLWEFGGRTTMGAPLYDYAKRMPQAEHAAGSHLSGTALFTEGLDTNPFAYDLYTEMAWRPEPVDLQQWTAEYARRRYGAADAHAERAWQIIQRTVYGYRADGNMEHGERDAAHESIFNAEPSLTATRTGHWAPDVLRYNADDLKPALVELLQVAPELRGSQAYQYDLVDLARQVLANDARRQLPLIRSAYESKDRDAFKARTAEWLRSMDTMDALLATNQYFLLGRWLSYLPAWAAPGAGRAAIELDARSILTTWGDREASKDLHEYGNKDWAGLVRTYYEPRWRLYFDSLDHGLETNSPPVPIDWYAFGERWNHGTESFSAQPTGDAYGMASKVAESLHLSPNVEAKGAN, from the coding sequence TTGCTGCTTCTGGTTGTTCCGGCTCGTGCGCAGGGGACGCTCGCGGCGGCGGAGGGTGTAGTGCGGCGTGAGCTGCCGGGTTTGTCGCAGCAGATACACCTCCAGTTGCAGCCTGGAGATTACGCGGGCGAGTCGGATGGCTTTCGCATCACGGGCGGTGCGGGCGACATTCACGTGAGCGCGGCAACGGTGCCGACGCTGCTGTTCGGCGTGAACTGGTACCTAAAGTACACGGCGCACCTGAACATCTCGACGAATGGCAGCCGCGTGAGTGGCGTGACCACGCTGCCGGCGGTGACGCAGCCGATCGTGAAGCCGGCGCTGTATCCGTTTCGCTATGCGCTGAACGAGAACACCGATGGCTACACCACGCCGTACTGGGACTTCGACCGGTGGCAGCACGAGATCGATGTGCTGGCGCTGTCGGGCTTCAACGCGATCCTGATCCAGCGTGGTAACGATCTGGCGGTGTACGAGGCGTTTCGCGCGATGGGCTACGGCGATGCCGACATTCGCAACTGGATCACGCAGCCCGCGCACCAGAACTGGCAGTGGATGGGCAACATGTGCTGCTTCCTTGAGCCGATCTCGCTGGACCTGATGCAGAAGCGCGCGGAGAGCGCGCGCAGGATTATGGACATGCTGCGGTCGCTGGGTATGACGCCGGTGCTGCCGGGCTTCTGGGGCGTGGTGCCGGCGGACTTCGCAAAGCATGTTCCGGGCGCGCGTGTGGTGACGCAGACGAACCCGTGGAACGGCTTCCAGCGGCCGGGGTGGCTCGATCCGCGCGACCCGAGTTTTGCGAAGGTGGCGGCGGCGTTCTACGCGAGCCAGCAGAAGCTGTTTGGGCCGACAACGCTGTATGACATGGAGACGTTTCAGGAGGGCGGGCAGTCGGGCGATGTGCCGGTGAGCGAGGCGGCGCGCGCGATCCAGGTGGCGCTGAACAAGGCCCACCCGGATGCGCTGTGGTTCATGATGGCGTGGCAAGACAACCCCAAGCCGGCGCTGATCGATGGCGTGGACCGCAGCAAGATCCTGATCGCGGATATTGAGCAGGGGCGCATACCGCGCGACAACCGCGAGGCGGACTTCAAGGGAGCGCGCTGGCTGTTTGGCGGGCTGTGGGAGTTTGGCGGCCGGACGACCATGGGCGCTCCGCTGTACGACTATGCCAAGCGAATGCCGCAGGCGGAGCACGCGGCGGGGAGCCACCTGTCGGGCACGGCGCTCTTTACTGAGGGGCTGGATACCAACCCGTTTGCGTATGACTTGTACACAGAGATGGCGTGGCGGCCGGAGCCGGTGGATCTGCAGCAGTGGACGGCGGAGTACGCGCGGCGGCGTTACGGTGCCGCGGACGCGCATGCCGAGCGGGCGTGGCAGATCATCCAGCGCACCGTGTACGGCTACCGCGCCGACGGCAACATGGAGCATGGCGAGCGCGATGCCGCGCACGAGTCGATCTTCAACGCGGAGCCTTCGCTGACCGCGACGCGCACCGGGCACTGGGCGCCGGACGTGCTGCGCTACAACGCTGACGACCTGAAGCCGGCGCTGGTCGAGCTGCTGCAGGTCGCTCCGGAGCTGCGGGGGAGCCAGGCGTATCAGTACGACTTGGTCGACCTTGCGAGGCAGGTGCTGGCGAACGATGCGCGGCGGCAACTGCCGTTGATCCGCAGTGCGTATGAGAGCAAGGACCGAGACGCGTTCAAGGCACGCACGGCAGAGTGGCTGCGAAGCATGGACACGATGGATGCTCTACTGGCGACGAATCAGTACTTCCTGCTGGGCCGGTGGTTGAGCTACCTGCCGGCGTGGGCTGCGCCGGGTGCGGGCCGCGCCGCGATCGAGCTGGATGCGCGATCGATCCTGACGACGTGGGGCGACCGCGAGGCGAGCAAAGATCTGCACGAGTACGGCAACAAGGACTGGGCCGGGTTGGTGCGCACGTATTACGAGCCGCGCTGGCGGCTGTATTTCGACAGCCTGGACCACGGATTGGAGACGAACTCGCCGCCCGTGCCCATCGACTGGTACGCTTTTGGCGAGCGATGGAACCACGGCACCGAAAGCTTTTCTGCGCAGCCCACGGGCGACGCTTACGGCATGGCGAGCAAGGTCGCCGAATCTTTGCACCTGTCACCCAACGTGGAAGCCAAGGGAGCTAACTGA
- a CDS encoding acyltransferase family protein — translation MQQSAADPLFSSVTDADVVARPTAVKPARLLSIDVLRGLTIAFMIVVNDQMGPAPFHQLSHAKWNGLTATDLVFPTFLFLVGLTTVLSTASRLARNASRREMFVHVVRRALLLILLGFVVNNFPFTHLANARYYGVLPRIGLCYFVAASVLLVSRSWKDKLAIAVVCLLGYWVLMRFVPVPGYGVPTHDVPINDFDGNLTAWLDRQIFSARHLYEKTRDPEGLLSTIPAIATTMFGMLAGMWVRSTATTGRKAAGLLGAGSLLIVLGAVWNVWFPVNKKLWTSSYTLVAAGISTVLLALAIQVIDRWRLGRKGNQGAEPSGDHASAYWPVLVLGTNAILAYLISELGATLLHVFHTGSGRPVGAVIGMAFFRWFSSPAIASLMYSLAFLLVCWLLTYPFYRKRIFLRI, via the coding sequence ATGCAGCAATCTGCGGCTGATCCGCTGTTTTCCTCTGTAACCGATGCCGACGTAGTTGCCCGGCCAACGGCGGTGAAGCCGGCGCGCCTCCTGTCCATCGACGTTCTGCGCGGGTTGACCATCGCGTTCATGATCGTGGTGAACGACCAGATGGGCCCCGCACCGTTTCACCAGTTGAGCCACGCCAAGTGGAACGGTCTTACAGCCACGGACCTGGTGTTTCCGACGTTTCTGTTCCTGGTGGGGCTGACCACGGTGCTGTCCACGGCATCGCGGCTGGCGCGCAACGCGAGCCGGCGAGAGATGTTCGTTCACGTGGTGCGGCGAGCGCTGCTGCTGATCCTGCTTGGCTTTGTGGTGAACAACTTCCCGTTCACACACCTGGCCAACGCGCGGTATTACGGCGTGTTGCCGCGCATCGGCCTGTGCTACTTCGTGGCGGCGTCGGTGCTGCTGGTGTCGCGGTCGTGGAAGGACAAGCTTGCCATCGCGGTGGTCTGCCTGCTGGGCTACTGGGTGCTGATGCGCTTTGTGCCGGTGCCGGGATATGGTGTGCCGACGCACGATGTGCCGATCAACGATTTTGACGGCAACCTGACGGCGTGGCTCGATCGCCAGATCTTCAGCGCGCGGCACCTGTATGAGAAGACGCGCGATCCGGAAGGATTGCTGTCGACCATTCCGGCGATTGCGACGACGATGTTTGGCATGCTGGCGGGCATGTGGGTTCGCTCGACCGCGACGACGGGGCGCAAGGCCGCGGGTCTGCTGGGTGCGGGATCGCTGCTGATCGTTTTGGGAGCGGTGTGGAACGTGTGGTTCCCGGTGAACAAGAAGCTGTGGACGAGTTCGTACACGCTCGTGGCGGCGGGCATCAGCACGGTGCTGCTGGCCCTGGCGATCCAGGTGATCGATCGGTGGAGGCTTGGCCGCAAGGGGAATCAGGGCGCTGAGCCGTCCGGCGATCACGCGTCTGCGTACTGGCCGGTGCTGGTCCTGGGAACGAACGCGATCCTGGCGTACCTGATCTCAGAGCTGGGCGCTACGCTGCTGCACGTGTTCCATACCGGAAGCGGACGGCCGGTCGGGGCAGTGATCGGTATGGCGTTCTTCCGCTGGTTTAGCTCGCCGGCGATTGCTTCGTTGATGTATTCGCTGGCGTTTCTGCTGGTGTGCTGGTTGTTGACGTACCCGTTCTATCGGAAGCGGATCTTCCTGCGCATCTGA
- a CDS encoding galactitol-1-phosphate 5-dehydrogenase yields the protein MRALLLSAYEQLNVVDLPTPTVAPDEVLIRVAACGICGSDVHGYDGASGRRIPPIVMGHEAAGTITAVGSDVKGYHPGDRVTFDSTVYCGRCEFCQRGEVNLCDNREVLGVSCGDYRRNGAFAEFVAVPARILYRLPDDFPMEQAALLEAVSVALHGVRVSDLKGGEHALVIGAGMIGLLTAQAAREAGCASVLIADIDEDRLAMAREVGIPETLALTGEALIAEVLRRTGGRGVDVVLEAVGRAETVTAAVDCARKGGTVTLIGNIQPEVPLPLQRVVTRQIRLQGSCASAGEYDDAIAKLASGAIRVEPLISAVSPLEDAADWFRRLHSREAGLVKVVVTPEASR from the coding sequence ATGCGCGCCCTCCTGCTCTCCGCGTACGAACAGCTCAACGTCGTCGACCTGCCCACCCCCACCGTCGCGCCGGACGAAGTGCTCATCCGCGTCGCCGCCTGCGGCATCTGCGGGTCCGATGTGCATGGCTACGATGGCGCCAGCGGCCGCCGCATCCCGCCCATCGTCATGGGCCACGAGGCCGCAGGGACCATTACTGCGGTTGGGTCGGACGTCAAGGGCTACCATCCCGGCGACCGCGTCACCTTCGACTCCACCGTCTACTGCGGCCGGTGCGAGTTCTGCCAGCGCGGCGAAGTGAATCTGTGCGACAACCGCGAAGTCCTCGGCGTCTCCTGCGGCGACTACCGCCGCAACGGCGCCTTCGCCGAATTCGTGGCTGTGCCTGCGCGCATCCTCTACCGCCTGCCCGATGACTTCCCGATGGAGCAGGCGGCGCTGCTTGAAGCCGTCTCCGTCGCGCTGCACGGCGTGCGCGTCTCCGACCTAAAAGGCGGCGAACACGCCCTGGTCATCGGCGCAGGCATGATCGGCCTGCTCACCGCGCAGGCCGCGCGCGAAGCCGGCTGCGCGAGCGTCCTCATCGCCGACATCGACGAAGACCGCCTTGCCATGGCCCGCGAAGTCGGCATACCCGAAACGCTCGCGCTCACCGGCGAAGCCCTCATTGCCGAGGTCCTTCGCCGCACCGGTGGCCGCGGCGTGGATGTCGTTCTGGAAGCCGTAGGCCGGGCCGAGACCGTGACCGCCGCCGTTGACTGCGCGCGCAAGGGCGGCACCGTCACGCTCATCGGAAACATCCAGCCCGAAGTCCCGCTGCCGCTGCAGCGCGTCGTCACCCGCCAAATCCGCCTGCAGGGCTCCTGCGCCTCGGCCGGCGAGTACGACGACGCCATCGCCAAACTCGCCTCGGGCGCCATCCGCGTCGAGCCACTCATCAGCGCCGTCTCTCCACTCGAAGACGCTGCCGACTGGTTCCGCCGGCTGCACAGCCGCGAAGCCGGCCTGGTCAAAGTCGTCGTCACGCCCGAAGCCAGCCGCTAG
- a CDS encoding DUF4112 domain-containing protein produces the protein MPPTYNARTGEVEPEVIPPRSGRGADLFSDERLDMLSHVLDDFLVIPGTRIRFGLDAIIGLIPGIGDVIGGMASWIIILAAWLRGVPRLTLARMLANVAIETIIGAVPILGDAFDVAWKANRRNFALLQRSLGERATYPPAGAWPRNNSAAHETAASYPPTSSGTPLRLPPTAQQRKRHAASDWLFLGALMLGMFLLLAIPLALLAWIVGHFLAAGMRH, from the coding sequence ATGCCGCCCACCTACAACGCGCGTACCGGAGAGGTCGAGCCCGAGGTCATTCCTCCGCGGTCCGGGCGCGGTGCCGACCTGTTCAGCGATGAGCGCCTCGACATGCTCTCGCACGTCCTTGACGACTTCCTCGTCATCCCCGGGACCCGCATCCGCTTCGGCCTCGATGCCATCATCGGTCTCATCCCCGGCATCGGCGACGTGATCGGCGGCATGGCCTCCTGGATCATCATCCTCGCCGCCTGGCTGCGCGGAGTTCCGCGCCTCACCCTGGCGCGCATGCTCGCCAACGTCGCCATCGAGACCATCATCGGCGCCGTCCCGATCCTGGGCGACGCCTTCGATGTCGCCTGGAAGGCCAACCGCCGCAACTTCGCCCTTCTGCAGCGCTCCTTGGGCGAGCGCGCCACCTACCCACCCGCCGGCGCCTGGCCGCGTAACAACTCTGCGGCCCACGAGACTGCTGCCTCCTACCCACCGACCAGCAGCGGCACTCCGCTGCGCCTGCCGCCCACCGCGCAGCAGCGCAAGCGCCACGCCGCCAGCGACTGGCTCTTTCTGGGCGCGCTTATGCTTGGCATGTTCCTTCTGCTCGCGATCCCTCTCGCCTTGCTCGCCTGGATCGTGGGCCACTTCCTCGCCGCGGGCATGCGCCACTAA
- a CDS encoding DUF72 domain-containing protein, whose protein sequence is MSGRKGSIFAGTSGWAYPTWKPGFYPKEVPARRFLEHYGERLNSVEVNYTFRKLPEPEQIAEWLKATPKDFRYSFKAPEGITHRKRLRDCGPAVAAFLDAVEPARKAKKLGLLLFQLPPNFKPDLERLDAFLSLEEMRRAERVSLEFRHEGWFTPECFALLRRHNAAMCVAESENLQTPEVHTARGFASFRLRMPGGYSPAEAAKQAARFEALAAKGRDVYVYYKHEDEPTGPLAAEAMRLACAGGRADATGEPVPAAPALDAPGAKAERPVSGQRVSKSVRTAEKARVGK, encoded by the coding sequence GTGAGTGGACGCAAGGGGAGCATCTTTGCCGGGACCAGCGGGTGGGCTTACCCGACGTGGAAGCCGGGGTTTTACCCGAAGGAGGTGCCGGCGCGGCGTTTTCTGGAGCATTACGGCGAGCGGCTGAACTCCGTGGAGGTGAACTACACCTTTCGCAAGCTGCCGGAGCCAGAGCAGATTGCGGAATGGTTGAAGGCCACGCCGAAGGACTTTCGGTACTCGTTCAAAGCGCCGGAGGGGATTACGCATCGCAAGCGGCTGCGGGATTGCGGGCCGGCGGTGGCGGCATTTCTGGATGCTGTTGAGCCCGCGCGCAAAGCGAAGAAGCTGGGGCTGCTCCTGTTTCAACTGCCGCCGAACTTCAAACCGGACCTCGAGCGGCTGGACGCTTTCCTGTCGCTGGAGGAGATGCGGCGAGCGGAGCGGGTGAGTTTGGAGTTCCGCCACGAGGGCTGGTTTACGCCGGAGTGCTTCGCCCTGCTGCGACGGCACAACGCCGCGATGTGCGTGGCGGAGAGTGAGAACCTGCAAACGCCGGAGGTGCACACAGCACGCGGGTTTGCCAGCTTTCGGCTGCGGATGCCTGGCGGGTATTCGCCCGCTGAAGCCGCGAAGCAGGCGGCGCGGTTCGAAGCGCTGGCGGCAAAGGGTCGCGACGTGTACGTGTATTACAAGCACGAGGATGAGCCGACGGGTCCGCTGGCAGCCGAGGCGATGCGGTTGGCGTGCGCCGGCGGCCGGGCGGATGCGACGGGCGAGCCCGTGCCGGCTGCTCCAGCCTTGGACGCGCCGGGAGCAAAGGCGGAGCGTCCTGTTTCCGGGCAGCGGGTAAGCAAGAGCGTCCGTACCGCCGAAAAGGCGAGAGTGGGAAAATAA
- a CDS encoding YheT family hydrolase, translating to MIRPATFKPRRWLSNGHLQTIVGNFLRRVDRLPAPATELVGVPLPPEMAALPEAVALDRVLPSRVLVHCHWQPLSRGGEAAPTVILVHGLEGSSHSQYIVGNANKLWVAGCNVLRMNMRNCGSTDALSPSLYHSGLSTDVTAVLRWAIARGCRRVVLAGYSMGGNLVLKAAGEMGAQAPTELLGVVAVSPPMDLRQSADALHEPQNRVYERRFLRNLRARYLRKTRLFPAVFSPEPLHRVRSIRDFDEFVMAPKCGFLGANDYYDRAGASRVVSHIAVPTLIVHACDDPFIRLTPGTRAQLEMHPEITLIEPAHGGHCAFLEDPTPEYDGRWAERALLEFVLARTAAGARGRDAQDAVLPRVMGGEVLTGQEELQEPAAC from the coding sequence TTGATTCGACCTGCCACATTCAAGCCGCGCCGATGGCTCTCGAACGGTCACCTGCAGACCATCGTAGGCAACTTTCTGCGGCGCGTGGACCGGCTGCCCGCGCCTGCGACGGAGTTGGTGGGCGTGCCGCTGCCGCCGGAGATGGCTGCGCTGCCGGAGGCGGTTGCGCTGGATCGCGTGCTGCCGAGCCGGGTGCTGGTGCACTGCCATTGGCAGCCGCTGTCGCGCGGCGGTGAAGCTGCACCGACGGTGATCCTGGTGCACGGGCTGGAGGGCTCGTCGCACTCGCAGTACATCGTCGGCAACGCGAACAAGCTGTGGGTGGCGGGCTGCAATGTGTTGCGGATGAACATGCGCAACTGCGGCTCGACGGATGCTCTGTCGCCTTCGCTGTACCACTCGGGCCTGTCGACGGATGTGACGGCGGTGCTGCGCTGGGCGATTGCACGCGGATGCCGGAGGGTAGTGCTGGCGGGCTACAGCATGGGCGGCAACCTGGTGCTGAAGGCTGCTGGCGAGATGGGTGCGCAAGCTCCGACGGAGCTGTTGGGCGTGGTGGCGGTGTCGCCGCCGATGGATCTGCGCCAGTCGGCGGATGCTCTGCACGAACCGCAGAACCGGGTTTACGAGCGGCGATTCCTGCGCAACCTGCGAGCACGTTACCTGCGCAAGACGCGGCTGTTCCCTGCCGTGTTTTCGCCGGAGCCGTTGCACCGGGTTCGATCGATTCGCGACTTCGATGAGTTTGTGATGGCACCGAAGTGTGGCTTTCTGGGAGCGAACGACTATTACGATCGCGCGGGTGCTTCGCGCGTCGTCAGTCACATCGCCGTGCCGACGTTGATCGTGCACGCCTGCGACGATCCGTTCATCCGGCTTACACCGGGGACGCGGGCGCAGTTGGAAATGCATCCGGAGATCACGCTGATCGAGCCAGCGCATGGCGGGCATTGCGCGTTTCTGGAGGATCCAACGCCGGAGTACGACGGGCGGTGGGCGGAGCGGGCGCTGCTGGAGTTTGTGCTGGCGCGAACGGCGGCGGGCGCACGGGGCCGCGATGCGCAGGATGCGGTGCTGCCGCGTGTGATGGGCGGAGAGGTGCTGACCGGGCAGGAAGAACTTCAGGAGCCAGCGGCGTGTTGA